TACAGAGTAGTTGTAATAACTGAGCCGACTTCAACTAGTTTGGATTGAGACATCATTGATTGATTGACTTTGTTAAAAAAATAAtgatctttttggatttttttaagCTTCTGTAATGAGGCATTCTCAAGAAAAGTAAAAAGAGATAGCTACCAATGTCATATATTTTATGTCCTTATCAAGAAAAAGTCATATTTTTATATGCTGAATATCACTAGTCGAACTGATTATGCTTTATATGAAGTCTTGACTGAACCTGTGTTGCATATCTTGGTTAGCTTGACTTGATTAGGTGTGATATTTCTTGGGACTCTGAATTCACTAATGCCATCTAGTTGTGTAAGGATACATTGTCTAGATTCTAGTGAGATACAACATGGTTTAATAGCAGAACATCCTGAAGATTCTATGTCTTTAGCTCTAGAATAATGACTAAGGCGAGGAGCATAAAGGAAACTCTGGCTTGCATCAGTACTAAACTTTTTTTTGCCTCTGGTGTCATCACATTATTGGAAAAGTTTGACATTAATTTTCTGGAACAGTTGACACTAATTTTCTTAtctgtttttgttttttgaaaaatatgtcatttattGAGGCGCAATCTGATATAATTAATGTGAAATAGTGAAATCCTGAAAATTTGGTTAAATTACTTATTTCAACAAGTCCTACAGATAGAACGATAAAAATGCCCTGAAGTGGTCATGTAAGAACCTTTATCTCGAGCTATACTCATGACATGCCACTTCACTCTGCCTCCTAGAAGATTGGGAAGTTATATGAGAGGGCATGTGTGCTTGGTCTCAGATTCTACGATATTTGGCTTGAGGCCAGACAAGAAAAATAACAATTACTCCATATCTTTGCTTCATTATCTTTGATTCTCTTTCCTAAATGACCATCTATAGACATTACAAAGTTCTCTTTCCTTGACAGGGATACACCACCTCTTCCTGATGTTGGTCAGTGGCTGCTGCTATCATTGAATGAGAAAGTACCTCAAATGGTAGTAAATATATTGAGAGCTAGGATAATTGGATTACATCATTTTCTGATGCTGTTTATCATGCTTGCTTTCTCTGTGCTCTTTGAATCGGTTGAAGCTCCTGGTCTTGGGCTTGGCGCAAGATTCATGTTCACGATGGGAATTGGAAGGCTCCTTCGGGCCATAACTTTTATCTCCACAATTCTACCATCTGCTCGACCATGGTGTGCATCTGCTAGATTCCTTGTTCCTCAGCACCCTCATCCTTGGGTTCAGAAATATTACGTACCATATGCCACCGATTCAAATGCAATACGGAACATCATTAACTGGGATGTAGCATATGGTATTTCTCCCTTCCAATCCTCCCTTCTGTCCCGAGATTACTTACTGAGTTCTTCTTTACCAACTGCCGGTCAGATTGGTCCAAAGTCGAAAAGCTCAATACATCAGTTGGTTGAATTCTCGTACATAGTCTGTTGTTGATCTTTCATTTCTATATTCATTTTTGTTTTCAGCGGATCCTGGGGAATACGATGCTGAGTTTCGACCAAATTGGGGTCCAATGAGCTTTTTGATTGATTTCCTTCGGCCTACAGCTCCTGAGGGATCATCTGCTTGGTATCATCTGCTAAAGAAAGCGTCAGGAGGTTGCAATGACCTTATATATAGCGGCCACATGCTTGTTGCTGTGCTGACAGCTATGGCATGGACGGTATATGTGCCCTCTATCACTCCCTAAATTTGAAGGCTTAATTCCTGTGACCAACTAATCTCATCTGGCTTAAAACTTTATGAACAAATTCAGGAAGCCTATGGTGGCTATAGCTCAGCACTCATCTGGATTTTTGTGCTGCATAGTGCTCAAAGAGAAATACGAGAACGCCATCATTACAGCGTAGACGTTTTTGTGGCCATCTATGTGGGCATAATGCTTTGGAAGATGACGGGTCTTTTTTGGCCAATGAAGGATGAATCAAAGGGTAGGAGGCTACGTAAGCTCGAGAAGATTCAGGGTAGGCTAATGCGAGCTGCGAAGGACGATGATATAGAGGAAATAAGAGAACTCCTTAAGGAAGTGGAAGTGAGCAACCAAGTTAGGGAAAACACCAGAAGCAAAGCAATGTGGCTCTTTTCAGGTGGAACCATTATTTTTACTCTGAGTATCGTTCTTCTTGCCTTCACATTGACCAGCGACGGGTAAGACAACCAACGAAATGTTCTACCACGGTAAGATGTTTAGAAGGCACACGATTTGTAACAGTAGGCCAGAATAGGCATTCTACTGGCGATTTTGTTGTTTGTTTGTAATGCTTTGGCTTTAACTTATTtcttgtttttaatttttcctttCCTGGTTGGGGGTGGTATTTGGAGAGATAGTACTGCCAGATATGAAGAAGAGAAAATTGACTTTGTATTGGATACCTCCTGTGGTGTTTAATCTGCAAGTGATTTTAGATGATCAACTGTTTTTAAATGTTTTCTATAGGATGATTTTGATCCCTGTTATATAGCAAAAACTTGTCTTTTTTAGTCCTTTAGTTTTTGATTGACTGGCTTTGACCCATGTTTGGTTCCTGCAGGGATGGAAGATTTGGTGGAGAGGGCGAAGTGAGAAATTTAGGGCTGTCTGATGGTCCGGTCCTTCCCCAACCTCGCACATAGCGGGAGTTTAGTGTACCGGGCTACCCCGCATAAACAAAATTAACCCCAAGTAAAATCTTCTGCAAGTAATACCATATTTGGTTGGTTGAAAAAACAATATAAATCTCCACATAATTAAATACCATATTTGGTGGGtcgcaaaaaaaaattaaatatcgaATAATTAGTGCAATGTTTAATTACCAAATATTAAATTCTGCACGAGTAATGTTAGACGAGTAGCTCAGTGGTGACATCTAGGGCTCTAACAATTCCGTGGACCAACACTACTCAACTCCATCAAGTTATatagtaaaaattgcatggggagACCAAATATGGTCGTCCCATTTAACTTTTacctatatttttaaaattatttaatttatacccTAATTTTAATAACTTTAGACGCCTCCTCTTCTTCCTCCTGACCTATGCGCTCTTTTCTTCCTCCTTTTCTTGTCAATCAAATTAACTTTTCAACTACTACTTTAATATATTCACTAATAAAATGTGAAGTCAAATTAACAACTTAACCTACATTTGATCAAATACTGTCATAAAATAACAAAACAGAGTATTGTTATTGTTCTCTATTTGAATTCAGAAACCCTGTCAACAGAAGGTAAAACGTGAGCTTCTGCAAATTTTACAATCCTTTATTTTGCAAGCTCGAGATACAAATCCAAAAGCATCGAGAGCGCAACAGATACTCTCTAGTTCATCTTGTTATGTGTTTATCTCATACTGAATATACAGAAGTTTCAAATCCAGTATGAAGAACATGAAGAATTCCCCATGAGGTAAATCCCGAAGTGATGCCAAACCAGCTCTTAGTTACACTGAAAAGTTAATTTGTCTTAAGTTTGCACtataaattgaagaacttcagactaatttgtttgaagtttgcactatgaagTGAGGGGAAACTGAAGTTTGtccttgcactatgaactgaagttcctgaagtttgcactacaaattgaagaacttcaaactaatttgtctgaagtttgtaCTATGAAGTGAGGGGAACTAAAGTTTTcccttgcactatgaactgaagttcctgaagtttgcactacaaattaAAGAACTTCAGattaatttgtctgaagtttgcactatgaagTGAGGGGAAACTAAACTACaaattgaagaacttcagactaatttgtctgaagtttgcactatgaagTGAGGGAAAACTGAAGTTTcccttgcactatgaactgaaatttgcatgattgcctttgcaagtcaggccaaacttcaggaaAAAATATCTAaagttttgctttgataaggTTACACTTCAGACAAaaaattctgaagttcaaacttcagacataaatgtttgctacttcaggcccgtTTGCCTGAAGTTACCCaaaaagtgggtacgcttgcaaaTTTTTTTGCAAAGCGGGTATAGGTTAAAATGTGACCCAAAAAatgggtatagatgcaaatctCCCAGTTATATCGATGCGTCAATTATAAAGTAAACTGCTTTTTATTTTGGGAGAGGGGAAGCTTATAAGTTATAACCCTGATAAAGGACattaagagggtgtttggctaagcttataagctggtcaaactggcttataaacactttttggcttatctacgcgtttggtaaataCCCAAAATGCTTATAagccaagtgcttataagctaaagtcagtcataagttggtcatccccaacttatgactttttagcttataagcatttttagtttgaccaaggcttttactagtttatccttaataatattttctaattcacaaaataaattttctaactttctttTCATTCCATATTCATTGTTCAtctttttctttacaaagaaaCTTGTTAATTTTTAAGGATATTTAGTCATTTTTAATAAAAGAACAACTTATCAACACTTTTCTACCAAAcacatcaactgcttattatcagtttcagcacGTCTACCAAACATGTAAATGCTTATTTaaaaaatcagtttcagcacttcaAGTTTATCAGCTATTTACAATCAGCTAATTCAAAGGGGCTCTAAGTTTTCTTTTTTAACTTTCTACAAGAACTGTACAAAACTTTCTACTATGCAATGGGCTGGAGTTCAAATTAACACATGGAAAATGCAGCAGGTTCTACACTGCATTAAAAGGAAAACCTGGAAGCAGCTAAAGAAGGAAATAGTAGCACACATCACATATGGCGAGCAAGGAATTGGAAATTGTACAGAGGATTGAATGTAAATACTGAAATGGTAGTCACACAGATTAAACAAGAGATCATAGGTAGATTGGAGATACTTAAGCAGTCAAGGAAAATGCATAGATGTAAGGGCTTTTTGCAAAGAACAATGTGTAATTAGAGGATGTCTTTTTGAGGCCTAAGATCGCAGTTATTGCGTGATCAGGCCCTTAGGTGTATGTTTTCAATTGTTGTTATCAATGGTAATTCAGTGTTACCAAAAAACAAATTC
This region of Nicotiana tomentosiformis chromosome 4, ASM39032v3, whole genome shotgun sequence genomic DNA includes:
- the LOC104097602 gene encoding protein PHLOEM UNLOADING MODULATOR codes for the protein MKRSPAILKNRRGGGLGFAAIAYIGIDYLRFISPAWHARLQPALWTVLAIAAIIRVPFYKHWSSELRSAIPFICAMFFLLSALLFEAISVRSVTAVLGLDWHKDTPPLPDVGQWLLLSLNEKVPQMVVNILRARIIGLHHFLMLFIMLAFSVLFESVEAPGLGLGARFMFTMGIGRLLRAITFISTILPSARPWCASARFLVPQHPHPWVQKYYVPYATDSNAIRNIINWDVAYADPGEYDAEFRPNWGPMSFLIDFLRPTAPEGSSAWYHLLKKASGGCNDLIYSGHMLVAVLTAMAWTEAYGGYSSALIWIFVLHSAQREIRERHHYSVDVFVAIYVGIMLWKMTGLFWPMKDESKGRRLRKLEKIQGRLMRAAKDDDIEEIRELLKEVEVSNQVRENTRSKAMWLFSGGTIIFTLSIVLLAFTLTSDG